The Paenibacillus mucilaginosus 3016 genome includes the window TGCAGACATGGAAGCTGTATTCGGCAAGGAAGGCCACCTGTGGGCGGCTGCCGGAGCAGGAGGGCTCTATTACTCCACTAATTCCGGTACATCATTCACAAAATTGTCCAATGTAACCGAGGCCTATAAGGTAGGCTTTGGTAAAGCAGCTGCAACTGGCGGGTATCCTGCAATATTCCTGAATGGTATTGTTGAAGGTACTTATGGCTTCTTCAGGTCAGATGATCAGGGTGCATCGTGGGTCAGGATCAATGATGCGGCACATCAATTTGGCAATGTAGTCGATATAACCGGGGATCCCAAGGTTTATGGACGTATTTATATAGCAGTCGGCGGCAGAGGAGTTATATATGGAGATTTACAAGGAACCACACCATCCGGAATCCAATCAGGGCATATCTATGAGCTGGTAAACAGAAACAGCGGCAAAGCACTGGATGTAAGTGGCGGCTCGACTGCCGACGGCGGTGATGTAATACAATGGACATGGAGCAATGGAAATAACCAGAAGTGGAGAATTGATGCCCTTGGGAACGGGTATTACACCCTTACGAATGTAAATAGCGGTAAGCTGTTGGATGTAAACGGAGGATCGACTGCCGATGGCGGAAATGTAATACAGTGGTCTTCTAATGGCGGAACTAATCAACAGTGGCAGATTATTGACAATGGAGGCGGATACTACAGGTTAATCAACAGAAACAGCGGAAAAGCACTGGATGTAAACGGCGGATCGACTGCCGACGGCGGTGATGTAATCCAGTGGACATGGAGTAGTGGAAATAACCAGCAGTGGACACTGGTACCTTTAAACTGATTCAAGCTGGGCCTTAATATTAAAGGAATCACTTTGAATTTAGGGTGATTCCTTTTGTCGGAGGACAAGAACAATATTTAAGCTGTGAAATAGATTAGTAAGCAAATTATTATCTGTGTTTCTCTAGCCACCAAAATCCAGCCGCCTTCATGACCCAACTGAGAGTCGGGGGTTCTGGAAGCGATGTTCTTCGAGCCATTGCTGCAGGCGGAGCATATTCCGTATTTCCGCAGCGAGCCGGGGGGGGGGGCGGGCGGCTATATGCGCGTGTTTTATAGACATATGTATAAAATCCAGATTTGGTGCATATGTACGTCGTTAATTCTTATGTGGCGCGTGAAAGTCCTCCATTATGATAAAAAAGGCTGCCATACGCGGCAGCCAAATGGACTAATACCAGTTTCTGATGTATGCTGTACCACCGCTTGATCCAACAATGAGTTTAACCTTATAGGAGCATGCACCGCTCATATAATACATAAGAGATTTTTGGGTTATTCCTTCAGTAATGTTGACAGAAACAACGTCTTTATACGTATAACCACTGCCGCAATCCTCGTATATTTCACCTGCTACTCCACCGGAGCCATTAGTAAAAGACACGGTCACTTTCCCATATTGATGCTGGCCTTTTACTGGATTCGTCCACTTTGGGCTCTCGTTATTTGCGGATACTGACTGCCACTCATTTGCTGCAAACGCTGTTGTTCCCGCAGACAATGCCATGAATGCGGAAAGGACAAGGGTCATTGCTTTTCTCATAGAAAACTTCCTCCATTTCAAGGTGAAAAACCTTTTAAAATATACCATTTACCCCATTTATTGAAAATAGTACACTATTACTAGAAAATTTTCGACATTGCATTAACAAAGTTCCTTCGTTAACTCTCGCTCCGTGGCATTTTCACGGTACATAACTACTGACACCCTTCCCTATGCTTATAATTATATTGCACCACAAACTGAACTTTTTAAACAACAATCAAACTTATACTGAACTACGTTAGTCTTTAAATAATTGGTTGGGTTTTTTATTATTCCTTTTCAGGCCTCTTAACCATATTCCACATTCTTAACTTCTCTTTGACTGTCGCATAGTATGATTCGGCATCTTCTAAATACCATTCCCAGAAATGCTGTCCAGAAGCAGTAATAAACCTCTCTAACCACCGTTCAAAGTTTAAGTTTAATGGGGTTGCCGTATCAGTAAATATCATTGACGAGTAATGAAGATAGTCATTTCTCTTATTGAAGGACTCGACTCATCGTTGAGCACCGTTTGGTCTATCCAAAGCATATCTCCATTATCAGAACCTATAGGATACCAACCAGCCGGACACATGCTTTTATAGTCAAAGATTAAAAAGTGATTACGGATATCCTCTAGCCCAAAAATCTCAAAACTATATCAACTTCTGTTATAATAATATATTATTTTACAGGTTTTTTAGTGCTTCTAACTCAGTCATCATGAAATCTAAAAAACATATGAACGCCATGTTTATTGTCGCCCCTATAGTATTTCTTCTGAAACGGTATTACTTCGGTTGCACCATGTTGCTTCAAGTATCTTTCTATCCATTCAGCCCCAACCTTATTATGAAAAGAGTAGTCCTTAACTTCTCGCTTCTTCCGAGAAGCAAGGATAGGTCTTACATCGGTCATAAATGCAGGCCAATAGGAGGAATACTCATGGTAGAGCACTTGGACGAACAAACTTTCGAGGCCATTATTAAGCTGCTGAAAAAGTATGACGTCAAGAGCGAAGAAGTGATTATTAACTTAAAGAAGAGAACATTGTCTGAAGTACCCGCTAGTACGACAGACGACCTGGATGCACTTCTTCACCTGGGAAAGGGTTTAACACCAAATGAGAAGCAAGAGTGGATTAAAGGTATCGATGAAACGAGGAAAAGTTGGTGAATAGGGCGCAAATAACTCTCTAGAAAAAAACAAACCTCCTGATTCAGGAGGTTTTGTGAGGCGCTATGTATAACCACCTTGCGGAAGGGTGGCCACGTTGCAAAGAAAGGCTGTCGTATGCCATTTCCATTATACTATATCTAAACAGGCAATTATATGAAAGTCAAAGAGGGCAGCTTCACGGTATTCTCCCCTACTCGCCATTAGAGGGCCGTTATAACCCTCTGATTGGTCATCTAGGAGCTTTCCATTCCCCTTCTTAAGGTAACGTAACCCATTCAAATACCTTATATACGCGAAAGAGCCCCATTTCAGGGGCTCTCAGCAAAGGTACTTTCGATATGCGGTTGAGAGGACTCGAACCTCCACGGGCGTAAGCCCACTACCCCCTCAAGATAGCGTGTCTGCCATTCCACCACAACCGCTTATTTACGCGGCTTTCGCCGCGGCAACCGGAGAGAGAGGGATTCGAACCCTCGAGACGCTTGTGACGCCTACACGATTTCCAATCGTGCTCCTTCGGCCAGCTCGGACACCTCTCCATAAAGGATATTTGGTTGCGGGGGCAGGATTTGAACCTGCGGCCTTCGGGTTATGAGCCCGACGAGCTACCGGGCTGCTCCACCCCGCGTCAGTAAAAGATCATGGTAGCGGCAGAGGGGATCGAACCCCCGACCTTACGGGTATGAACCGTACGCTCTAGCCAGCTGAGCTATGCCGCCATATTGTATTGCAACGGAGAGAGAGGGATTCGAACCCTCGCACCACTT containing:
- a CDS encoding RICIN domain-containing protein, yielding MLSINTAFLQGPGPILRKHDNLAVSPPEGEFTPGESSNNYSIDFAESVPTKVVRSYDKKSSTSYGAYSTNGGSTWTEFASAPANAGAGGYIAISADGSKIVWTPRDSSHNYIAPYVSANNGSSWISSTGGVIGKKPVADRVNSNKFYQFDYENGIVYVSTNGGASFTAGATGLPTVPNYSSNDADMEAVFGKEGHLWAAAGAGGLYYSTNSGTSFTKLSNVTEAYKVGFGKAAATGGYPAIFLNGIVEGTYGFFRSDDQGASWVRINDAAHQFGNVVDITGDPKVYGRIYIAVGGRGVIYGDLQGTTPSGIQSGHIYELVNRNSGKALDVSGGSTADGGDVIQWTWSNGNNQKWRIDALGNGYYTLTNVNSGKLLDVNGGSTADGGNVIQWSSNGGTNQQWQIIDNGGGYYRLINRNSGKALDVNGGSTADGGDVIQWTWSSGNNQQWTLVPLN